The region CGTCCAGCAAGCCAACTCCGGTCACCCGGGCATGCCGATGGGCATGGCCGAAATCGGCGTCGCGCTGTGGTCGCGCCACCTCAAGCACAATCCGGCGAACCCGCACTGGGCCGACCGCGACCGCTTCGTGCTGTCGAACGGCCACGGCTCGATGCTGCTGTACGCGCTGCTGCACCTGACGGGCTACGACCTGCCGATCGAGGAGCTGAAGAACTTCCGCCAGCTGCACTCGAAGACCCCGGGCCACCCGGAATACGGCATCACGCCGGGCGTCGAGACGACCACCGGCCCGCTGGGCCAGGGCCTCGCCAACGCGGTCGGGATGGCGCTCGGCGAAGCGCTGATGGCCGCCGAGTTCAACCAGGCCGATGCGAAGATCGTCGACCACCACACCTATGTGTTCCTCGGCGACGGCTGCCTGATGGAAGGCATCTCGCACGAGGCCTGCTCGCTCGCGGGCACGCTGAAGCTCAACAAGCTGATCGCGCTGTACGACGACAACGGCATCTCGATCGACGGCGACGTCGTCAACTGGTTCCACGACGACACGCCCAAGCGCTTCGAGGCATACGGCTGGAACGTGATCCCGAACGTGAACGGTCATGACGTCGACGCGGTCGACGCGGCGATCGCCAAGGCGAAGCTGTCGGACAAGCCGACGATCATCTGCTGCAAGACGGTGATCGGCAAGGGCGCGGCGACCAAGGCGGGCGGCCACGACGTGCACGGCGCGGCGCTCGGCGCGGAGGAGATCGCGAAGACGCGCGAGGCGCTCGGCTGGAAGTGGGCGCCGTTCGTGATTCCGCAGGAAGTCTATGCGGCGTGGAACGCGAAGGAAGCGGGCGCGCGCACCGAGCACGACTGGGATGCGGCGTTCGCGCAGTACCGCGCGAAGTATCCGCAGCAGGCGGCCGAATTCGAGCGCCGCATGGCGAACCGGCTGCCGGCCGACTGGGCCGAGAAGGCGGCCGCGATCATCGCGGGCGCGAACGAGCGCGCCGAGACGGTCGCGACCCGCAAGGCGTCGCAGCAGGCGATCGAGGGCCTCGCGGCCGCGCTGCCCGAGCTGCTCGGCGGCTCGGCCGACCTGACGGGTTCGAACCTGACCAACTGGAAGGCGTCGAAGGCGGTCCGCGCGAACACGGAAGGCCCGGGCGTGCAGTACGGCAATCACATCAACTACGGCGTGCGCGAGTTCGGCATGAGCGCCGCGATCAACGGCCTCGCGCTGCACGGCGGCCACAAGCCGTTCGGCGGCACCTTCCTGACCTTCTCCGACTACAGCCGCAACGCGCTGCGCGTGGCCGCGCTGATGAAGGTGCCGTCGATCTTCGTGTTCACGCACGATTCGATCGGCCTCGGCGAGGACGGCCCGACGCACCAGTCGATCGAGCAGGTCTCGAGCCTGCGGCTGATCCCGAGCCACGACGTCTGGCGTCCGGCCGACACGGTCGAGACGGCGGTGGCGTGGACCCACGCGATTGCCGCGGATCGCCCGTCGAGCCTGATCTTCAGCCGCCAGAACCTGGCCTTCAATCCGCGCACCGACGCGCAGATCGCGAACATCGAGAAGGGCGGCTACGTGCTGCGCGACTGGGACGAGGAGATCGTCGCGCGCAAGATCATCCTGATCGCGACCGGCTCGGAAGTCGAGCTGGCGATGAAGGCGGTCGAGCCGCTCGCGCAGCAAGGGATCGCCGCGCGCGTCGTGTCGATGCCGGCCACCACGGTGTTCGATCGCCAGGACGCCGAGTACCGCGAGCGCGTGCTGCCGCACGGCGTGCGCCGCGTCGCGATCGAAGCCGGCGTGACGAGCTTCTGGCACAAGTACGTCGGCCTCGAAGGCGGCGTGGTCGGGATCGACACGTTCGGCGAATCGGCGCCGGCCGGCGTGCTGTTCAAGCATTTCGGCTTCACGGTCGAGCACGTCGTCGAGACGGCCAAGGCGACGCTCGCGTAAGCGGCCGCCCCGCCTCCACCCCATTGCGCGCGGCGGGCGGCCCCACGCCCGCCGCGCGACGTGAAGCTGCACGAAACGAATTTTTTCAGCCATCAGGAGATAGACATGACGATCCGCGTTGCAATCAACGGATACGGCCGCATCGGCCGCAACACGCTGCGCGCGTTCTAT is a window of Burkholderia sp. FERM BP-3421 DNA encoding:
- the tkt gene encoding transketolase: MTTSSPASTSLMANAIRALAMDAVQQANSGHPGMPMGMAEIGVALWSRHLKHNPANPHWADRDRFVLSNGHGSMLLYALLHLTGYDLPIEELKNFRQLHSKTPGHPEYGITPGVETTTGPLGQGLANAVGMALGEALMAAEFNQADAKIVDHHTYVFLGDGCLMEGISHEACSLAGTLKLNKLIALYDDNGISIDGDVVNWFHDDTPKRFEAYGWNVIPNVNGHDVDAVDAAIAKAKLSDKPTIICCKTVIGKGAATKAGGHDVHGAALGAEEIAKTREALGWKWAPFVIPQEVYAAWNAKEAGARTEHDWDAAFAQYRAKYPQQAAEFERRMANRLPADWAEKAAAIIAGANERAETVATRKASQQAIEGLAAALPELLGGSADLTGSNLTNWKASKAVRANTEGPGVQYGNHINYGVREFGMSAAINGLALHGGHKPFGGTFLTFSDYSRNALRVAALMKVPSIFVFTHDSIGLGEDGPTHQSIEQVSSLRLIPSHDVWRPADTVETAVAWTHAIAADRPSSLIFSRQNLAFNPRTDAQIANIEKGGYVLRDWDEEIVARKIILIATGSEVELAMKAVEPLAQQGIAARVVSMPATTVFDRQDAEYRERVLPHGVRRVAIEAGVTSFWHKYVGLEGGVVGIDTFGESAPAGVLFKHFGFTVEHVVETAKATLA